In Deinococcus fonticola, a single window of DNA contains:
- a CDS encoding aldehyde dehydrogenase family protein: MTHLTETEIKAVFQAQQAHRARMQRTTPAERRALLRGFRAAVGARREAFIAAMHADLGKSRTEVEVTELHQVMEGLNHNLRQVERWMRPQHVPGPMTMPGIRGEIVPQPKGTVLILGPWNYPITNLLSPFVDALSAGNTVILKPSEKAPATAQVIQELIEAVFEPHLVAVVQGDADTAAFLTHLPFDHILFTGNTGVGRKVMQAAAGNLTPVTLELGGKSPVVIDRSADLSLAAQRTAWGKLMNAGQTCIAPDYVLVPREKQAQFVRHVRDAVQAMYGDPHTLRQNADLGRIISAESVARLRELVVGSLNLGATLNLGGEFDEQGKFITPTVLSNVTRAMPVMSQELFGPVLPILPYDDLQTALDDINRGPTPLALYAFGNGEATRFIQQRTRSGGMVSNGVIIHITDHRLPFGGLGHSGMGHYHGEHGFRTFSHYRTVVHEGKNSITHLGHPPFRRPAARAAGWLLKFTEKLP, translated from the coding sequence ATGACCCACCTGACCGAAACCGAAATAAAAGCCGTCTTCCAGGCCCAGCAGGCCCACCGCGCCCGCATGCAGCGCACCACGCCCGCCGAGCGCCGCGCCCTGCTCAGGGGTTTTCGTGCGGCCGTGGGCGCCCGCCGCGAAGCTTTCATCGCGGCCATGCACGCCGACCTGGGCAAAAGCCGCACCGAGGTGGAAGTCACGGAGCTGCACCAGGTCATGGAAGGGCTGAACCACAACCTTCGCCAGGTGGAACGCTGGATGCGCCCCCAGCACGTTCCCGGCCCCATGACCATGCCCGGCATCCGGGGCGAAATCGTGCCGCAACCCAAGGGCACGGTGCTGATTCTGGGGCCGTGGAATTACCCCATCACCAATCTGCTCTCGCCGTTCGTGGACGCCCTGAGCGCCGGGAACACCGTTATTCTGAAACCCAGTGAGAAAGCGCCCGCCACCGCGCAGGTCATTCAGGAACTCATTGAAGCCGTCTTCGAGCCGCACCTGGTGGCCGTGGTGCAGGGGGACGCCGACACCGCCGCGTTCCTGACGCACCTGCCGTTCGACCACATTCTGTTCACCGGAAATACCGGCGTGGGCCGGAAGGTCATGCAGGCCGCCGCTGGCAATCTGACCCCGGTCACGCTGGAACTGGGCGGCAAAAGCCCCGTCGTCATCGACCGCAGCGCCGACCTGTCCCTGGCCGCCCAGCGCACCGCCTGGGGCAAACTCATGAACGCCGGGCAGACCTGCATTGCCCCCGACTACGTGCTGGTGCCCCGCGAAAAGCAGGCCCAGTTCGTGCGGCACGTCCGCGACGCCGTGCAGGCCATGTATGGCGACCCGCACACCCTGCGGCAGAACGCGGATCTGGGGCGCATCATCAGCGCCGAAAGTGTGGCCCGGCTGCGCGAACTGGTGGTGGGCAGCCTCAACCTGGGCGCGACCCTGAACCTCGGCGGGGAATTCGACGAGCAGGGCAAATTCATCACGCCCACGGTGCTCAGCAACGTCACCCGCGCCATGCCGGTCATGAGTCAGGAACTGTTCGGCCCGGTGCTGCCCATCCTGCCTTACGACGACCTGCAAACCGCGCTGGACGACATCAACCGTGGGCCGACACCCCTGGCCCTCTACGCCTTCGGGAACGGCGAAGCCACCCGCTTCATTCAGCAGCGCACCCGCAGCGGGGGCATGGTCAGCAACGGCGTCATCATCCACATCACGGACCACCGCCTGCCCTTCGGGGGGTTGGGCCACAGCGGCATGGGCCACTACCACGGCGAGCACGGCTTCCGCACCTTCAGCCACTACCGCACCGTGGTTCACGAAGGCAAGAACAGCATCACGCACCTGGGCCACCCGCCCTTTAGACGCCCCGCCGCCAGGGCCGCAGGCTGGCTCCTGAAATTCACCGAG
- a CDS encoding sporulation protein yields the protein MGFLKKMMAAIGVGNASVDAQVHHNAVRVGGQVTGVVVIRGGAIEQRIERINLGLATRYKTDDSYMTHQLSKEQVVPGFTLRPGEVREFPFSIAVPLNTPLSLPGTQVWLATDADIAGAVDPGDQDHLQILPSSEAETLIAAAQRLGFTLSGSEVEYHHGQIVQELAFRPPYGQYKIAEIEMMMFPSRGGLDVILEVDRRATGMASFFVSEFEQKGRWHLGAQTLAGGPDAVARELEVRIRALM from the coding sequence ATGGGATTCTTGAAGAAGATGATGGCCGCTATCGGGGTAGGAAACGCCAGTGTGGACGCGCAGGTTCACCACAATGCCGTTCGCGTGGGCGGGCAGGTCACGGGTGTGGTCGTCATTCGCGGCGGGGCCATCGAGCAGCGCATCGAGCGGATTAACCTCGGCCTCGCCACCCGCTACAAAACTGACGACAGTTACATGACGCATCAACTCTCGAAGGAGCAGGTGGTTCCTGGGTTCACCCTGCGTCCCGGCGAGGTGCGCGAGTTTCCTTTCAGCATTGCCGTGCCGCTGAATACCCCCCTCAGTTTGCCCGGCACGCAGGTGTGGCTGGCCACCGACGCCGACATTGCGGGCGCGGTCGACCCCGGCGATCAGGATCACCTGCAAATCCTGCCCAGTTCCGAGGCGGAAACCCTGATCGCCGCCGCGCAGCGCCTGGGCTTTACCCTGTCGGGCAGCGAAGTCGAGTATCACCATGGCCAGATCGTGCAGGAACTGGCCTTCCGGCCCCCTTACGGCCAGTACAAGATTGCCGAGATCGAGATGATGATGTTTCCCAGCCGGGGCGGCCTGGACGTCATTCTGGAAGTGGACAGACGCGCCACCGGCATGGCGAGTTTCTTCGTGAGTGAATTCGAGCAGAAGGGCCGCTGGCACCTCGGCGCCCAGACGCTCGCGGGCGGGCCGGACGCTGTGGCCCGCGAACTGGAAGTGCGAATTCGCGCGCTGATGTAA
- a CDS encoding class I SAM-dependent methyltransferase yields the protein MPDSLHSRAGYARLARELGGYFHPWQRELGGPDPELTFDVVLTSLLTPQTRVLEAGCGHGLDAARFGPDSAGWAAYDFVPEMLEQARKNAPHAQFFDWNGKPDVPDGMQVPFDLIVSRRGPTSAILHLNELAAPDARFLYVGPRLEVPQVPERLAAVNWAILSEWRVSVQAFAPTWEDWQTRGAFMGEPAHRADWDRCATAKGLPYREERYIVLAGRSG from the coding sequence ATGCCTGATTCCCTGCATTCACGCGCGGGTTACGCCCGCTTGGCCCGCGAACTGGGCGGATACTTTCACCCGTGGCAGCGTGAACTGGGTGGCCCTGACCCGGAACTCACGTTTGATGTGGTGCTGACCTCGCTGCTCACGCCACAAACGCGGGTGCTGGAGGCCGGGTGCGGTCACGGGCTGGACGCCGCCCGCTTCGGCCCGGACAGCGCCGGTTGGGCCGCTTACGATTTCGTGCCGGAAATGCTTGAACAGGCACGCAAGAACGCCCCGCACGCGCAGTTCTTCGATTGGAACGGTAAGCCAGATGTGCCGGACGGAATGCAGGTGCCGTTTGACCTGATCGTGTCGCGGCGCGGGCCGACCAGTGCGATCCTGCACCTGAACGAACTAGCCGCCCCGGATGCCCGGTTCCTGTACGTGGGGCCGCGTCTGGAGGTGCCGCAGGTGCCGGAGCGACTGGCCGCCGTGAACTGGGCCATCCTGAGCGAGTGGCGCGTGAGCGTGCAGGCGTTCGCTCCTACCTGGGAAGACTGGCAAACCCGCGGCGCCTTCATGGGCGAACCGGCCCACCGCGCCGACTGGGACAGGTGCGCGACAGCAAAAGGCCTGCCTTACCGCGAGGAGAGGTACATCGTGCTGGCCGGCCGATCCGGGTGA
- a CDS encoding phosphotransferase family protein: MIAFLDDARAARGGGPVGHSWPALWPAGLRRELPGVRRVEAWEGNGAAFARFTSPSGPLFLKYLPLGWRDARAYRRFGREIAYLRDLAPLCPVRHAPLLHAAQEEGRLRSHLLTPDLLPETHGWGAFQTEAQRGAALLDVVRVMAQLHAFWANHTALTGAWAWQPNVLVKQAEQMTLKATGPHIPIMQDVTAVLPELLGRTPISTIAHGDIHSGQLLWPVAGGLPFLIDYGQVHTSIPGEDLAHLLHVRLNASERTQWGDTLREAYREEAAAHGLSLSPARLRHEEHAGLALNVLGTLKTAARSPGSGVQGAVQNVLASWAEWLA, from the coding sequence TTGATTGCGTTTTTAGATGATGCCCGGGCGGCCCGTGGGGGTGGCCCGGTCGGTCATTCCTGGCCGGCCCTGTGGCCTGCCGGGTTGCGGCGTGAATTGCCTGGGGTGAGGCGCGTGGAGGCGTGGGAGGGGAACGGCGCGGCCTTTGCAAGGTTCACTTCCCCGTCTGGGCCACTGTTCCTGAAGTACCTGCCGCTGGGCTGGCGCGATGCCCGCGCTTACCGCCGGTTCGGGCGCGAGATTGCCTACTTGCGTGACCTCGCGCCGCTGTGTCCGGTGCGGCACGCGCCCCTACTGCACGCAGCGCAGGAGGAGGGGCGCCTGCGGTCACACCTGCTTACGCCGGATCTGCTGCCCGAAACACATGGCTGGGGGGCTTTCCAGACCGAGGCGCAGCGCGGCGCGGCCCTGCTGGACGTGGTGCGCGTCATGGCGCAGTTGCACGCTTTCTGGGCGAACCATACGGCCCTCACTGGTGCATGGGCGTGGCAACCAAACGTGCTGGTTAAACAAGCAGAGCAAATGACCTTGAAAGCCACTGGCCCGCACATCCCAATCATGCAAGACGTGACCGCCGTGCTGCCTGAGCTGCTGGGCCGCACTCCCATTTCCACGATTGCCCACGGGGACATTCACTCGGGGCAACTGCTGTGGCCGGTCGCGGGCGGGTTGCCGTTCCTGATCGATTATGGGCAGGTGCATACCAGCATTCCTGGTGAAGACCTGGCCCACCTGCTGCACGTTCGCCTGAACGCCAGCGAACGGACTCAGTGGGGCGACACGCTGCGTGAAGCGTACCGCGAGGAAGCCGCCGCGCACGGCCTGAGCCTCTCCCCGGCGCGCCTCAGGCACGAGGAGCACGCGGGCCTGGCCCTGAACGTCCTTGGCACTTTAAAGACCGCCGCCCGTTCTCCCGGAAGTGGCGTGCAGGGCGCCGTGCAGAATGTTCTGGCGAGCTGGGCGGAGTGGCTGGCCTGA